The following proteins are co-located in the Paralichthys olivaceus isolate ysfri-2021 chromosome 10, ASM2471397v2, whole genome shotgun sequence genome:
- the lonrf2 gene encoding LON peptidase N-terminal domain and RING finger protein 2, translated as METGFRSHQGELFVHPLSNPGAAGICPEMLEVAEEANRAGDFNLAAEIYSSQQSDLQHPDRGLCLRKADSLARAGRISEALDSYCTAASLAKLRPQELPFLVDTIARTLREKELSIHGTTTGKSSSSSNGEDGADEYGDCEDDEALDLFSCRLCKCLLHEPTTVECGHTFCKRCLEDEAVTDCTQCKHTLHQQDGLLIERRLNVVLSGLLDKLFATESKARKLWIEGEVLWKKQNLSEALEKYDAAVDLVPSSGRLLSQRAELNMEMRNFSQAVQDTSILCRTKPLWTKAHYLKATALRKADRNDEALQEYLLCVALKPDWTKVKLETQKVLSELFSSVFENEDMPTTLHPLQGGLANRLIKPPALLRSLRPLTQRPGSSSQDAEFSVTKNAPVDNSSSRLSTVTPCKSDPAAVEGCTKSLANVLAALPAPPGGLKRKHSSDEASATFNLPSKQLRHDEANSLQTSVSVSRGRIVPADLLDSGDMECPLCMRLFYEPVATPCGHTFCLKCLERCLDHNSNCPLCKENLAEYLATRGYKKTLLMEEVLQRYLGDELDERKKIHEEEMKELSNLKQEVPIFVCTMAFPTIQCPLHVFEPRYRLMIRRSMETGTKQFGMCIADELKGFADFGCMLQVRDVKFFPDGRSVVDTIGVSRFKVLSHGQRDGYNTAKIEYLEDKKVEGEELVELLKLHDSVYDQANSWFTSLKDNMKSQILSHFGHLPSKDPDPQGSPSGPAWCWWLLAVLPLENRAQLTILSMTSLKDRLIAIRRVLIFVTRKRPR; from the exons atggagacGGGATTCAGGTCCCACCAGGGCGAGCTGTTCGTCCACCCGCTGTCCAACCCCGGGGCCGCGGGGATCTGCCCCGAGATGCTGGAGGTGGCAGAGGAGGCCAACCGGGCAGGGGACTTCAACCTGGCCGCGGAGATCTACAGCTCCCAGCAGTCCGACCTGCAGCATCCGGACCGAGGCTTGTGTCTGAGGAAGGCTGACTCTCTGGCCCGAGCAGGACGGATATCCGAGGCGCTGGACTCCTACTGCACAGCGGCCAGTCTCGCTAAGCTGCGCCCGCAGGAGCTGCCCTTCCTTGTGGACACCATCGCCCGGACTCTCCGCGAGAAAGAGCTGAGCATCCACGGGACGACAACCggtaaaagcagcagcagcagcaatgggGAGGATGGAGCTGATGAATACGGGGATTGTGAGGACGATGAAGCCCTGGACTTGTTTTCATGTCGCCTCTGCAAGTGCCTGCTCCACGAGCCCACCACCGTGGAGTGTGGGCACACTTTCTGCAAACGTTGCCTGGAGGACGAAGCTGTCACAGACTGCacacaatgcaaacacacattgcaCCAACAAGACGGGCTGCTAATCGAGCGACGACTCAACGTGGTTCTCAGCGGGCTGTTGGATAAACTGTTCGCGACTGAGAGCAAAGCCAGGAAGCTTTGGATCGAGGGAGAGGTGCTGTGGAAGAAGCAGAACCTCTCGGAGGCCTTGGAGAAGTACGATGCTGCGGTGGATCTAG TGCCATCCTCAGGCCGACTGCTGTCTCAACGGGCTGAGTTGAACATGGAGATGAGGAACTTCAGCCAGGCAGTGCAGGACACCAGCATCCTCTGCAGAACAAAACCTCTCTGGACCAAG GCTCACTATCTGAAAGCCACAGCACTCAGGAAAGCAGACCGAAATGATGAAGCCTTGCAGGAATACCTCCTATGTGTGGCACTGAAGCCCGACTGGACCAAAGTCAAACTGGAAACTCAGAAG GTCCTTAGCGAGCTCTTCTCCTCCGTGTTTGAGAATGAGGACATGCCGACGACACTGCATCCTCTGCAGGGAGGGTTGGCCAACCGCCTCATCAAACCCCCGGCCTTGCTCAGGTCTCTGAGGCCTCTCACACAGAGACCGGGCTCCTCCTCACAG GACGCAGAGTTCAGTGTGACGAAAAATGCTCCAGTGGACAACTCATCCTCCAGACTGTCCACTGTGACACCCTGTAAATCGGACCCTGCCGCAGTGGAAGGCTGCACGAAGAGCCTTGCCAACGTCCTGGCTGCACTACcggcgccccctggtggccttAAGAGGAAACACAGCAGTGACGAGGCATCAGCAACCTTCAACCTCCCCTCCAAACAGCTCAGACATG ATGAGGCGAACAGCTTGCAGACGTCGGTCTCAGTGAGCAGAGGAAGGATTGTTCCTGCCGACCTGTTGGACAGTGGAGACATGGAGTGTCCGCTCTGCATGAG ATTGTTCTATGAGCCTGTGGCCACTCCCTGCGGACACACCTTCTGCCTCAAGTGTCTGGAGCGCTGCCTGGATCACAACTCCAACTGTCCCCTGTGCAAGGAGAACCTTGCTGAg TATCTGGCCACCAGGGGTTACAAAAAGACCCTGCTGATGGAGGAAGTGCTGCAGCGTTACCTAGGAGACGAGCTGGACGAGAGGAAGAAAATCCACGAAGAGGAAATGAAGGAATTGTCCAA CTTGAAACAAGAAGTGCCCATCTTTGTGTGCACCATGGCCTTCCCCACAATCCAATGCCCATTGCACGTGTTTGAGCCGCGCTACCGCCTCATGATCCGCCGCTCCATGGAGACTGGTACCAAGCAGTTCGGCATGTGCATAGCTGATGAGCTCAAAGGATTCGCCGACTTCGGCTGCATGCTGCAG GTTCGGGATGTGAAGTTCTTTCCCGATGGCCGTTCAGTGGTCGACACCATCGGCGTGTCACGGTTCAAAGTCCTCAGCCACGGCCAAAGAGATGGTTACAACACGGCTAAGATAGAGTACCTGGAAGACAAAAAG gtggagggagaggagctggtggagctgtTGAAGCTGCACGACTCGGTGTATGACCAAGCCAACAGCTGGTTCACATCGCTGAAAGACAACATGAAGAGCCAGATACTCAGCCACTTCGGACACCTTCCCAGCAAAGACCCCGACCCACAG GGAAGTCCCAGTGGTCCGGCCTGGTGCTGGTGGCTGCTCGCTGTCCTTCCCCTGGAGAACAGAGCCCAGCTCACCATCCTGTCCATGACCTCCCTCAAGGACCGACTCATTGCCATCCGCAGGGTCCTCATCTTTGTCACGCGCAAGAGGCCACGGTGA